Within the Alteromonas sp. M12 genome, the region AAATACAACTTTAGGGCTATAGCACTGAGTAGTGAGTTGGGTTTAAAGTCAATCGCAGGTTTCAGAGCCGAAATTGTAGTGTTAAAGGAGTAGTAATAGATGATTGGAAGCCCTATCAATAAGAATCACAGACAATGGAGTGTTCACTCCCTCAAAAATTTGGGATCTGTGTTTTTAGGAAGCGCTTTATTCATTTCATCCTTTGCGTGCTTTTCACAACAAGACTCTCTAGACCTAATAGACTCTCCTCTGACTTTAAGTCTTGCTCGTACCGTCAATTCCAACGCATCGCAAAGCATGTTAGTGATTGACCAATACGGCGTACACAACACAACACATATAATTCAGGCTGCCAATTCTTCAAATCTCATAAATGTTACACAGCATGGTAATGGCAACTATGCTGACATCACACAAATAGGCGTTGGAAACTACGTTGATTTAGTGCAAAGCGGTGATGAAAACTTGCTAGAAGTTGTGCAACAAGGTGATTTTAATTTGGCAAATATAAACCAATTAGGTGAGCAAAGTTTCATTGTTCATCAAATTGGTAACGATATGGTTGTAAACATTACCCAATATAAGAAGTAAAGGTGTTTGCAATTACTCATGGAGAATAAAATGAAGTTTAGAAAAACGACAGTAGCCAGTTCTATTATTTTAGCAGTACTAGCTGGGCAAGTTAGCATTGCTAATGCACAAACCGCAATTAAAGATGATAACCCTTCCGTGCAATCTGATTTCATGATTGCGGCCGTCGGTAATGTCATTAATTTAACCCAATCAGCCCCTGTTGGTAATGCAGTGGGTAATGAAGCTTTGTTAATGCAAGAAGGCGACTTTAATGGCCTTGATGTCACCATAGTGGGTGATGCAAACATGGTCGACGCTGAACAATTTGGTGACGGTAATATCATTTACGGTGTAATCACCGGAGATGAAAATGCCGTAGAACTCTATCAAAATGGCATTGAGAATGACGCTGAAATCGTTATCGAAGGAAGTTTCAATGAAGTAGAAATTTCGCAAATGGGCGATGGTGGTCCATTTGGCTTTATTTTCAATCGTTCAATTAATGATATTACAGGTGATGGTAACCTTTTAGTTGTTGACCAAGGCGATGGTGGTAACTGGGCGAATAACTCTATAACAGGTTTTGATAACGAAGTTGAAATTACTCAAACTGAAGATTGGCAAGAATCATATATTAGAACCCTTGTAGGGGACGGAAACGAAGTTGAGGTATATCAAGGCGGTTATTATAACGTTGCCGATATCGCTGAAATCACAGGTAATGACAATGACGTTAGACTAGAATCTGATGGTGATTATAACCGTATCTACGGCTATGTTTATGGTGACGACAATACTATAGATTTTGAACAATCAGGTGATGATAACTATGCTGAATTGGGTATATTTGAAGGTGATGGTTCAAGTGCAGAAGTCACTCAAATGGGTACCCTTAATGAAGCGAATATAGATAATCTTGGAGACAGTAGCGATTACGAGATTACTCAAATTGGTTATGGAAATATTGGTTACACAGGTTCTATAGGCGGATCTAATGACTTTTCGGTCTTCCAAAATGGTGATCTTAACCTTGCCAGCACAGTTAACTTCGACGGTTTCGACAATGAAGTTTCTATTTCGCAGCAAGGTGATGAAAATACGCTGTTAGCCGAAGCTGGTGTTGGCGAAGATGGAGTGAGTGGTTATTACGCAGACGCAAACACAATCAATGCTGAACAAATGGGTAATCAAAATGATGCGGTAATTCGTCTCGGTGGCAGCAATGATAGTCATTTAAATACATTAGATGTTGCCCAATCTGGTGATCTAAACGTGTTGGATTTACTGATTGATGGTTCTGACAATTCTATTGATATATTACAAGAGGGTAATGACAACTGGATCGTTGGTGAGGAAGCATTGGCTATGACAATTACTGGTGACGGTATGAGTCTGTCTATTTCTCAAGTCGGTAATGATAACCTGGTAACTGGCAGTATGAGTGGTACGGGAGGTAGTATTTCCGTCAGTCAAGTAGGTGATTATAATGTTGCCTCAATTACTCAGCTGTAATAGTTAGACTAACAATAGGGGGATAATTCCCCCTACTGTTATGCGCTAAATTACGCTGGTTTTTCTATACAAATACAGTTGATAAATAAAAACGTGGTAACACTACTGTCAAAAAAAATAGTCACCTTAATAAGCCGAACCTTGTTAATTGTTAGTCTAACAATTTTCAAATCTGATTACGTCATGGCCGATGACTTCGCGCTAAGTGGTCTATTACTAGACAATACAATCAGTCGCCAAGGTCATGAGTTTGCTAATGAGTTTGGTAAATATTGGCGTGATATCCCCAATACATTTGGCCAAAATGTTCAAATTAAAGAAATTATTGTTCCACAGGCAGGGACAAAATTAACAGTGCAGTTTGATAACAAAACAATTTATCAAACTTATATGGGGCGCAGACAAACCCCAATCAAGCAACGAGTTGAAGTTGCGGTTGTTTTATTAGTCGATGCTTTATCTCGAGCAGGCACGACTCAAGATAACCCTGACCTTGCTGATGATGAATGGTGAAAATATGAAAAAAAATAAAATACTTAATATTACTTTTCTCGTGGGGGTATTCTCCTCACCAATATTAGCGACCGAATTAGTTTACGAACCGATTAATCCAAGTTTCGGCGGCAGTCCATTAAATGGCAGTTACCTGCTAAGTAAAGCAAATGCACAAAATACCCATACCGCATCAAGTAGTGAACGGACATACGCTGAAAGTTTGCAAGATTCGTTAGAACGCGCATATATCAATAGGATCGTGCGGGAAGTTACCGATTTGGCATTCGGTGAAGTGAGTTATGACGAGAATGGCGATCCCATCGAAAGTATTTTTTCTGAAGACTCCATTTTTATGAGCGGTGAATTTCAAGTTGAATTAATAACCAGCAATCCTGACAGTATTGTTGTAGAAATTACCAATATAATAACTGATGAGATAACAATCGTCGAAATTCCAAGGTTCGGATAATATGAAGTATTATGTTGTATTAATCGCACTATTATTAACTGGTTGTAGCTCCTTCAAAAATATCATTCCGCCTGGCACTGAACAGGCAATAGTAATCGAAGATTCAGCCACCTTGAAAGAGCTTAAAGGCTTACCTAAACCTTTTGGTTCTATACCCGTTTCCGTTTACGCGTTCAGAGACCAAACAGGGCAATATAAACCAAGCACTGGCGCCAGCTCATTTAGTACCGCTGTTACTCAAGGTGCAACCTCTATTTTAATGCAGGCACTAAGTGAAACGGATTGGTTTTTACCGGTGGAGCGGGAAGGCTTGCAGAATATTTTAACCGAAAGGAAAATCGTAAGGGCGGCGATACAAGGGGATAACAACACAAATGAAAGTACCGAATTACCACCATTAACCACGGCTAAAATTATCATTGAGGGAGGAATAATTAGTTATGACTCTAACATTAAGACAGGTGGGTTTGGCGCGGAGTATTTTGGGATTAATGCGTCTGAATTATTTAGAGAGGATCAAATCTCCGTTTACATGAGGGCGATTGATGTTCGCACAGGACAAGTCTTAGTGTCAGTATCAACAAGTAAAAAAGTACTCAGCAAAGAGATTCGAGCTGGTCTATTCCGTTATATCAGTTATAAACGTTTAGCGGAAATTGAAGCAGGTTATACTACCAATGAACCTATGTTTACCTGTGTTCAACAAAGCATTGAAAAGGCAATTTCTGAGTTGGTGTTAAAAGGCATTGATAAAGGGGTTTGGAAAGCGCGAGCCTAGTTATTCATATCTTAAATTTGCGAGCCGCCGCCCGTTAAAGTTAAATGAACAAATGAAACAGCCTAGCAGGCTGTTTCTGTTGTTTGCCTAGACCAAGTAATTAGCTCCACTCTGTTTCTGCAATTAGTTTTTCTAAAAATACTATAAATGTGAGTTTTCACTGTATTGACGCTTATGTGAAGTTGGTCAGCTATTTCTTGGTTTTGAGCACCTTGGCTTATGTATTTGACAATAGTTTGTTCGCGTTTGGTTAATGACTGCTGCCAGAATCCTGTTTGACTTCTATCGACTATTTCATTGGAAAAATTGGCATCATTTAACATTTCGTTAATTAACAATTCTAGCGCATTTCTGCGAAACCATTTCCTGTCTTGTTTAATGGTGTTAATGCCTTTTATGACATTTTCTAATTTGTCGTCAGCGTAAAATATACCGGTGACCCCTTGCTTGATGGCAGCAATTTCGAAGTCCAAATTATTCGTTGAATTAAAGAAAATAATTTTGATTAGGTTTTTATATTTTAGAACCGGAACTTGCTGAATTGAACTTTTGTTAATTGACTTACAATCAACAAATATAACGTCGAAGGACGCAATATAATCAGATTTGGGGCAAAAGCTACCAACCTGCAAGTCAAAACCACATGCATCAACGAGGTCTAAAAAATGGTTTAATTTACAATGCCGTTTTTTGCTAATATCGTCTTTTTGTGGAGAAATTACAAACGCTCTATTTCCTTGCATAACCCAGAGTCCTTTTTGAGAGTTTACTCTCTTTTTATTATGACACTTTACGGTAGTGTAACGATTAGAATACATACAAGGGCTCAGAAGCGCAAGAATTCTCGGTAAAAAATATATACCTGCGTTTGTTTGAATTTCGTACAAAACGGAATTGTTAAAATAAAGTAAATTAAATTAGTTACTTAGCTACTCGTTCGCTTTCTATTCGTTTTCATTAGTAAAAAATTAGACTAATTTAAGGGCTATTTACAAGCCCTTAAATTTGCGCATTTTGTCGAATAAGATTGTGGTAAACGTTGTGTAAACTATCTAATTCTGCACGATTGATAGTGTCATTTTGCATTAATACTTGGATGGTCCTATCTAGCTGATAAAGAGACTGGCGTAAGCTCACGTCAGCTACCATACTTTGTATCCAAGTGATTGCTGCTAGCCTTACACCTTTCGTTACCTGCGTCACTTTATGTAAACTGCTTGAGGGATATAACACCGCATCACCAGCTTGTAATTTCACTGCTTGTTCACCGAACTCGGTTGTAATGATTAATTCGCCACCTTCATATTCTTTGGGGTCACTTAAGAATAACGTCATCGACAAATCACTGCGCATCACTGTTTGACTGTTTGGGATCCGCATAATGGCAGCATCAACATGAAAACCGTATTGTTGTTGCCTCTCATAACGATTAAAACAAGGCGGGAAAATATGTTGGGGAAGGGCAGCAGAAACCAATTCTGGGGTTTCGCCCATGCGCGCTAAGAGGCTATTAACCAATTGGCGCACATTTGCATCTTCGGGATCTGCTTGGGTGTTGTGTTTTACTGAACTTGCCATTCCTTTAGCTGTAGTTCCGCCGTCTTGCCATTGCAATTCATTTAGCACTTGACGGTAAACATTCACCTCACCTTGAGATAGAAGTTGTTCAATCACAACCATTGTTATTTCCTTCTTAATTAAAATTCGTAGGTTAAACCAGCACGAACGCTTCTGCCGTCACCAATATACATGAAAGAACCTGAGCGATATGCTGCTGTCCAGTACTCTTCATCCAGTAGATTACCCACATTTAAACGTAACGTCAGATCTTCAGAAACGTAGTAGTTAGCAAACAAATTAACCACACTGTAGGATGGCACTACTATTGAGTAAGCTCCTATGTCATCATCGTAGCCAGCTGCCGTGTCTGGTTGTCCACCATACATTTCACTTTTGTAGGTGTAATCTCCACCTACTACGAAACTCTCTGTAGGCTGATAACGCAATTGCACGTAATAACTGTTATCCGCAAAGTTACTCAAAGCGCGACCAATATTCTCGTCATTAAATGATTCCAAGACTTCTGAATCCATAAATGCCGCACTAAATTGAACGCTAAGTTGCTCAGTAATCTCACCCGTTAAGCCAAACTCTATCCCTTTTACTCGGTTTTTCCCTGTATTTAACGAACCTAGACTGGAATAAGCATCGCCTACACTTTCCATTACGTCACTTTTGGTTATCTGAAAAATGGCGGCTGTAGCTAGCAATTCATCATCCATAAATTGCCATTTTGTACCCACTTCAATATTTTCAATTCGTTCAGGGTCGGATTGTTGTGCTTGATCTGGTGTGCCGCAAAGGCCACCATATCCGCAGTTGGCACCTAAATCGGATTCACCACCGTTAATATTGGTAGCAGTGCTGTATGTAGAATAAAAATTAATGTCTTCATCCAGTTGATAAACCAAACCGATATGTCCGTTAGTTAGATCATCCGAATAGGCAAATAGTTGTTCTCCGCTGCGGCTGTTTGTATCGTTACTATAGTCAAAGCTATCTTGGCGTAGACCTATAAACAGTTCCCATTGCTTATTAAGTTCAATGTTATCCATTACGTAAAACGCTGTGGTTTGTATGTCGAACACTGCATCTGAGTCACCTTCAACATAGCTACGATTCATTAAGTTACTTACATCGCTGACCACGTTTCCATTTCCGTCCAGCGCGCAATATCCGCTGCTGACGCCATTTCGACCATTCACTAAGCAATTACCTTCGTTACCGTAGGTAATATTATAAACACCGTTGTCCACTGACTCATCTGAATACTCAAATCCGAACACGACTTTGTGATTTACGCCTAATAATTTAGTGTTCCAAAATAGATTAAATTGACTGGCAACATAATCGACTTCTTGATTACCTTGGTGCGTACTTAAGGTAATAGTGTCTGCATTAGGCGCTTCAGGATCTGTTTCGTCTCGTGTGCTGCCGCTAGCGCCA harbors:
- a CDS encoding CsgG/HfaB family protein produces the protein MKYYVVLIALLLTGCSSFKNIIPPGTEQAIVIEDSATLKELKGLPKPFGSIPVSVYAFRDQTGQYKPSTGASSFSTAVTQGATSILMQALSETDWFLPVEREGLQNILTERKIVRAAIQGDNNTNESTELPPLTTAKIIIEGGIISYDSNIKTGGFGAEYFGINASELFREDQISVYMRAIDVRTGQVLVSVSTSKKVLSKEIRAGLFRYISYKRLAEIEAGYTTNEPMFTCVQQSIEKAISELVLKGIDKGVWKARA
- a CDS encoding curli production assembly/transport protein CsgE encodes the protein MADDFALSGLLLDNTISRQGHEFANEFGKYWRDIPNTFGQNVQIKEIIVPQAGTKLTVQFDNKTIYQTYMGRRQTPIKQRVEVAVVLLVDALSRAGTTQDNPDLADDEW
- a CDS encoding TonB-dependent receptor, producing MRDTSQLKPKIKPLAAIDKRRLGSSALMAALTFGSTLVYAEDTDTCKIEGKSEVECAKEAESLEKIKVHGVRHSIYNVKKSGDVRRVIDLADTPQTITVLTKDQILESGRTDLEQILSTQAGVTLGTGENGNAFGDRYVIRGHEARSDVFVDGLRDPGMTTRESFATDQIEITKGPSATFAGRGSSGGAVNSITKKADPSYNFGRVDAAIGTDEYHRITIDTNMAVSENLAFRINGLDAYEDAPGREGIVRNREGLLLSTTYLPTDKLSFSADAYYMQAEDVPDLGSYFDRVAREPVSDIPVYAQSEDFLDSEVYALTLFTNYEINDQWRIYNATRVGKTENGYLTTGASGSTRDETDPEAPNADTITLSTHQGNQEVDYVASQFNLFWNTKLLGVNHKVVFGFEYSDESVDNGVYNITYGNEGNCLVNGRNGVSSGYCALDGNGNVVSDVSNLMNRSYVEGDSDAVFDIQTTAFYVMDNIELNKQWELFIGLRQDSFDYSNDTNSRSGEQLFAYSDDLTNGHIGLVYQLDEDINFYSTYSTATNINGGESDLGANCGYGGLCGTPDQAQQSDPERIENIEVGTKWQFMDDELLATAAIFQITKSDVMESVGDAYSSLGSLNTGKNRVKGIEFGLTGEITEQLSVQFSAAFMDSEVLESFNDENIGRALSNFADNSYYVQLRYQPTESFVVGGDYTYKSEMYGGQPDTAAGYDDDIGAYSIVVPSYSVVNLFANYYVSEDLTLRLNVGNLLDEEYWTAAYRSGSFMYIGDGRSVRAGLTYEF
- a CDS encoding curlin subunit CsgB produces the protein MIGSPINKNHRQWSVHSLKNLGSVFLGSALFISSFACFSQQDSLDLIDSPLTLSLARTVNSNASQSMLVIDQYGVHNTTHIIQAANSSNLINVTQHGNGNYADITQIGVGNYVDLVQSGDENLLEVVQQGDFNLANINQLGEQSFIVHQIGNDMVVNITQYKK
- a CDS encoding curli assembly protein CsgF; amino-acid sequence: MKKNKILNITFLVGVFSSPILATELVYEPINPSFGGSPLNGSYLLSKANAQNTHTASSSERTYAESLQDSLERAYINRIVREVTDLAFGEVSYDENGDPIESIFSEDSIFMSGEFQVELITSNPDSIVVEITNIITDEITIVEIPRFG
- a CDS encoding Fe2+-dependent dioxygenase, producing the protein MVVIEQLLSQGEVNVYRQVLNELQWQDGGTTAKGMASSVKHNTQADPEDANVRQLVNSLLARMGETPELVSAALPQHIFPPCFNRYERQQQYGFHVDAAIMRIPNSQTVMRSDLSMTLFLSDPKEYEGGELIITTEFGEQAVKLQAGDAVLYPSSSLHKVTQVTKGVRLAAITWIQSMVADVSLRQSLYQLDRTIQVLMQNDTINRAELDSLHNVYHNLIRQNAQI
- a CDS encoding curlin, with protein sequence MKFRKTTVASSIILAVLAGQVSIANAQTAIKDDNPSVQSDFMIAAVGNVINLTQSAPVGNAVGNEALLMQEGDFNGLDVTIVGDANMVDAEQFGDGNIIYGVITGDENAVELYQNGIENDAEIVIEGSFNEVEISQMGDGGPFGFIFNRSINDITGDGNLLVVDQGDGGNWANNSITGFDNEVEITQTEDWQESYIRTLVGDGNEVEVYQGGYYNVADIAEITGNDNDVRLESDGDYNRIYGYVYGDDNTIDFEQSGDDNYAELGIFEGDGSSAEVTQMGTLNEANIDNLGDSSDYEITQIGYGNIGYTGSIGGSNDFSVFQNGDLNLASTVNFDGFDNEVSISQQGDENTLLAEAGVGEDGVSGYYADANTINAEQMGNQNDAVIRLGGSNDSHLNTLDVAQSGDLNVLDLLIDGSDNSIDILQEGNDNWIVGEEALAMTITGDGMSLSISQVGNDNLVTGSMSGTGGSISVSQVGDYNVASITQL
- a CDS encoding response regulator transcription factor, with protein sequence MQGNRAFVISPQKDDISKKRHCKLNHFLDLVDACGFDLQVGSFCPKSDYIASFDVIFVDCKSINKSSIQQVPVLKYKNLIKIIFFNSTNNLDFEIAAIKQGVTGIFYADDKLENVIKGINTIKQDRKWFRRNALELLINEMLNDANFSNEIVDRSQTGFWQQSLTKREQTIVKYISQGAQNQEIADQLHISVNTVKTHIYSIFRKTNCRNRVELITWSRQTTETAC